Part of the Sphingopyxis sp. 113P3 genome, GATTATGTGGGGGCGCAGCAAGCTGATTTCTCTCGCCGCGGGGAGCCTTGCCCTTTGCGCATGCCAGGCGGTGCCGCCGGTGCCGCCCTCGGCTGCCGACACGCCCGCGGCGGGCACATGGCGCGCGACCGCGACCGAGCAGGACCGTGCGCGCATCCGCAACTGGTACAAAAGCTGGGAGATGGCGCTCGCGGACGCGCGGGCGCGGGGATATGGCGCCGACATCGAGCGCGAGGGGGTGCTGCTCGATCCGATGGCGGCGCTGCCGAACCCGCACCTGCCCGCGGGCGAGTATCGCTGCCGCACGATCAAGGTCGGGGCGCAGACGGGGACGCTCGGCTACATCGCCTATGACTGGTTCCGCTGCCGCGTCGCGGCCGAGCAGGGGCTCGAGAGCCTCACAAAGCTGACCGGATCGCAGCGCCCGGTCGGACTGATCTTTCCCGATAATCTGAAACGGCAGGTCTTCTTGGGCACGCTCGAGCTCGGTGACGAGACGGTTCCGGTTGATTACGGCAGCGACCGGATGCGCGACATGGCGGGGCTGATCGAGAGGATCGGCGACAATCGCTGGCGGCTGGTGCTTCCTGCCCCCGCCTATGAATCGCTGCTCGACATCATCGAACTGGTGCCGGCCGCTTGAGGGGGAAGGGGCGAATGATGCGGATTTTATGGGCAGGAGCGGCCGCCCTCGCAATAGCGGTGCCTGCCGCGGCCGAGACGCTCGGCGATCAGGTGCAGCGCGAGATGCCCTCGCTGATGGCGATCTACGCCGACCTTCACGCGCATCCTGAACTCAGCTTTCACGAGGTCCGCTCGGCGGGGATCCTCGCGGCCGAGGCGCGAAAGCTCGGATTTGACGTGACAGAGAGGGTGGGCGGAACGGGCGTCGTTGCGGTCATGAAGAATGGCGCGGGGCCGGTGGTGCTTGTCCGCGCCGACATGGACGGACTACCGGTGAGCGAGCAGACGGGCTGGCCCGGCGCCTCGAAGGTGCGCGTGACGACCGACGAGGGCGTCGAGACAGGCGTAATGCACGCCTGCGGCCATGATACGCACATGACCAGCTGGATCGGCGTCGCGCGGCTCATGGCCGCAAACAAGACGCAGTGGTCGGGGACGCTGGTGATGGTGGGCCAGCCTGCCGAAGAACGCGGCGCGGGCGCACGGATGATGCTCGAGGACGGGCTCTACACCCGCTTTCCAAAGCCCCAATATGCGCTCGCTTTTCACGATGCGGCGCAGGTTCCCGCCGGCATGATCGGCTATACGCCAGGCTATGCCCTCGCGAACGTGGACAGCGTCGACATCACGGTGAGAGGCGCGGGCGGCCACGGCGCCTATCCCCACACGACAAAGGACCCGATCGTTCTTGCAAGCCGGATCGTCGGCGCGCTCCAGACGCTGGTTTCGCGTGAGGTGAGCCCGCTCGATTCGGCGGTGGTCACCGTCGGCAGCTTTCACGCCGGGGCGAAGCACAATATCATCCCCGACGAGGCGAAACTGCAGCTCACGGTGCGCAGCTACAGTGACGCGGTGCGGGACCAGCTTCTGGCCGGCATAGCCCGCATCGCGAAGGGCGAGGCGCTTGCGGCGGGAATTCCGGATGACCGGATGCCGATCGTCAAGGTCGACCGCACCGAATATACCCCCGCAACCTACAATACGCCCGACTTCACCGAGGAGATGGCGGCGCTCCTGAAGGCGCGCTTTGGTGAAGCGCGCGTCGTCCAGATGCCACCGGTCATGGGCGGCGAGGATTTCGGCCGCTATGGCCGCGAGGACAAGGGCATCAAGAGCATGATCTTCTGGGTGGGCGGCGTGCCGCCGGCGGAGATCGAGGCGGCGAAGAGGGACGGGCGCGCGCTGCCGAGCCTCCATTCTCCCTTCTGGGCTCCGGATGCATCGACCGTTATTTCTACTGCGACCGAGGCGCTGGGAGCGATGACCCTGAAGCTGATGTCGAAACAGGGCGATTAGTCGCCCTTGAAGTCCTCGAACGATCCTCCGCGTCCAGCGCCTTTCGTGAAGCGCGCCGCGCCCTCGGCTGCGCCTTTGCCGAGCGGGGCAAGCCCTGCATGGGCCTCGTGCGCGAGCGCATCGGCGAGCCCCACATCCCACTGACGATAGACGCTCATCCGGTCGCTCCGCATGCAAAGCTGCGGGAAGGCTGCGATCTGCCTTGCGAGCGTGATCGCTGCGGGCAAGGCTTCGCCGTCCGGGACGAGGCGGTCGGCGAGGCCGATGCGCTGCGCCTCCTCTGCCGCGACGGCGCGCCCGGTCAGGATCATGTCGAGCGCGCGGCCCTGGCCAATAAGGCGCGGCAGGCGCACGGTTCCGCCGTCGATCAAGGGCACCCCCCAGCGCCGACAGTAGACGCCGAAGACCGCGCTTGCGGCGACGACGCGCAAATCGCACCAGAGCGCAAGTTCGAGCCCGCCCGCGACGGCATGGCCTTCGACCGCGGCAATCACGGGCTTGTCGAGGAGCATCCGCGTCGGCCCCATGGGGCCGGGGCCATCGGGGTCGTAGCGGGTCGCCCCGACCGCCTGAAGATCAAAGCCCGCGCAGAAATGCCCCGCGCTGCCGGTGAGGATCGCGACGCACGCATCCTCGTCCGCTGCAAAGGCGGCGAAGGCCTCGCGCATCGCCGCGGCGGTCGCTGGATCCACCGCATTGCGCTTTTCAGGCCGGTCGATGGTGACGATCGTGACGGGGCCATCGCGAGCGACGAGAAGGGACATGGGCTTTCCTTCGGGCGAGCAGGGGGAGAGAGGGGGTTTCGTCCGCGAGCATGGCGGATCGATCAAAGGGTTGAAAGCCCCAGGGCGCGATCCTAGATAGCTCTTATGCGGGCCGGGCCCCTCTGGCGCCTTCGCGACTTTTTGTTGCGGGCGTGATGTCGGACCGCATCGGGTGACACCGATGCTTTGCGGCCCAGCTCTCCCCCCTCATACGGGCCCCGGCATCGGCGTCACCTGTCTTGAGCATGCTCAATCAGGAGGCCTTATGTCCGTGAATTCCCGCATTATTCGCTTTACCCAGTGGCACCTGCAGCTCGACGAAGCTGTGCAGCGCGAGGCGCGCCAGCGCGGTGCCACCTTTCGGCTGCTGCGCCTCCAGGCGCTTCGGCTCACCATCAAGCAGAGGCTCGCAGCCTTGATGCGGCGGCCCCTTTCACGCCCTTTGACCGGGTGAACGATAAGCGCAACGCGCTGCCCTTCCGGGCGGCGCGTTTCGCCCGCCGAGGCGCGGCGCGTCAGATCGCCAGAATCAGCGTGTCGTCGTCGCGCGGCGCTGCCGCTTCGAAGCTTGGCAGCGGTTCAAAGCCATCGTCGAGAACCTCGGGCGCCCCCAGCCCGTCGAGCTTGAAGAGACCAAGGCGCCGCTCGTCGTCCGAACGCCAGTTCTTGCCGAGGTTGAGGGCGCTGACGAACAGGTCGCCGCGCCGCTCGAACATCAGATGCGGTGCAAGCATCATGCGGTTGCCGTTGTAATTGGCTGCCACCATGCGCCGGCGCGCAATGGCTTCCATCATCTTCAGTCGGGTGTCGTTCATGGGGGGAGAGTCGCAAATCAGTTTCGTTGTGCAATGCACCATAAACGATGAGCGACACCGGTGGCAAGCCAAGATCCATAGAAAGCTATACAGTCTGGACAGAAAATGCCCGCCGGAAGCGCCATGGCTTCCGACGGGCAGGCTTTCCTCCCCAGGAAAGCTCGGGAGGCGCGGGGGGCAACGAATTCCCCCGCGCCAAGCTCGGGACCAGTCCTCAGGCCGCAAACTGGTTCATGGTGTTGTCCTTGCCCGCGGCCTTGAGCGCGGCTTCGCCGGCGAAATATTCCTTGTGATCATCGCCGATGTCGCTTCCGCTCATGTTCTGGTGCTTCACGCAGGCGATGCCCTGACGAATTTCGGCGCGCTGGACGTTCTTGACGTAGCCGAGCATCGCCTCGTCGCCGAAATATTCCCGTGCGAGATTGTCGGTGCTGAGCGCCGCGGTGTGATAGGTCGGTAGCGTGATGAGGTGATGGAAGATCCCCGCCCGCTTCGATGCATCGCGCTGGAAGGTGCGGATGCGGTTGTCGGCCTCTGCTGAAAGCTCGGTATCGTCATATTCGGCGCTCATAAGCTTGGCGCGGTCATAGGCGCTGACGTCGCGGCCCTCGGCCTGCCAGCTGTCGAACACCTGCTGGCGGAAATTGAGCGTCCAGTTGAAGCTCGGCGAATTATTATAGGCGAGCTTTGCGTTCGGGAAGACTTCGCGGATGCGGTCAACCATGCCGGCGATCTGTTCGATGTGCGGCTTTTCGGTTTCGATCCACAGCAGGTCAGCGCCGTTCTCGAGGCTTGCGATGCAGTCCATGACGCAGCGGTCCTCGCCGGTTCCGGGGCGGAACTGATAGAGGTTCGAGGGCAGGCGCTTCGGACGCACCAACTTGCCGTTCCGGTTGATCAGCACGTCGCCGGGGTTGCCTGCGCCCTCGACTTCTTCGCAATCGAGGAAGCTGTTGTAGCGGTCGCCGAGGTCACCGGGCTCGCGGCTGTAGGCGATCTGCTTGGTGAGGCCTGCACCAAGGCTGTCGGTGCGCGTCACGATGATGCCGTCCTCGACGCCCAGTTCCATGAAGGCGTATCGACAGGCGCGGATCTTCGCGATGAAATCCTCGTGCGGCACGGTAACCTTGCCGTCCTGGTGCCCGCACTGCTTTTCGTCCGAGACCTGATTTTCGATCTGGAGCGCACAGGCGCCCGCCTCGATCATCTTCTTGGCAAGCAAATAGGTCGCCTCGGCATTGCCAAAGCCCGCATCGATGTCTGCGATGATCGGCACGACATGGGTTTCATGATTGTCGATCGCGGCCTGGATCTGCTTCGCCTTGAGTTCGTCGCCTTCGGCGCGCGCGGCATCGA contains:
- a CDS encoding DUF4893 domain-containing protein; the protein is MWGRSKLISLAAGSLALCACQAVPPVPPSAADTPAAGTWRATATEQDRARIRNWYKSWEMALADARARGYGADIEREGVLLDPMAALPNPHLPAGEYRCRTIKVGAQTGTLGYIAYDWFRCRVAAEQGLESLTKLTGSQRPVGLIFPDNLKRQVFLGTLELGDETVPVDYGSDRMRDMAGLIERIGDNRWRLVLPAPAYESLLDIIELVPAA
- a CDS encoding isocitrate lyase: MGYQEDMAQAGRLIRDYDGTWDGISGESVARMRAQNKFKTGLDIARYTARIMRADMAAYDADPANYTQSLGCWHGFIAQQKMISIKKHFGTTKGRYIYLSGWMIAALRSEFGPLPDQSMHEKTSVPALIEEIYTFLRQADARELGLLFRELDAARAEGDELKAKQIQAAIDNHETHVVPIIADIDAGFGNAEATYLLAKKMIEAGACALQIENQVSDEKQCGHQDGKVTVPHEDFIAKIRACRYAFMELGVEDGIIVTRTDSLGAGLTKQIAYSREPGDLGDRYNSFLDCEEVEGAGNPGDVLINRNGKLVRPKRLPSNLYQFRPGTGEDRCVMDCIASLENGADLLWIETEKPHIEQIAGMVDRIREVFPNAKLAYNNSPSFNWTLNFRQQVFDSWQAEGRDVSAYDRAKLMSAEYDDTELSAEADNRIRTFQRDASKRAGIFHHLITLPTYHTAALSTDNLAREYFGDEAMLGYVKNVQRAEIRQGIACVKHQNMSGSDIGDDHKEYFAGEAALKAAGKDNTMNQFAA
- a CDS encoding amidohydrolase; this encodes MRILWAGAAALAIAVPAAAETLGDQVQREMPSLMAIYADLHAHPELSFHEVRSAGILAAEARKLGFDVTERVGGTGVVAVMKNGAGPVVLVRADMDGLPVSEQTGWPGASKVRVTTDEGVETGVMHACGHDTHMTSWIGVARLMAANKTQWSGTLVMVGQPAEERGAGARMMLEDGLYTRFPKPQYALAFHDAAQVPAGMIGYTPGYALANVDSVDITVRGAGGHGAYPHTTKDPIVLASRIVGALQTLVSREVSPLDSAVVTVGSFHAGAKHNIIPDEAKLQLTVRSYSDAVRDQLLAGIARIAKGEALAAGIPDDRMPIVKVDRTEYTPATYNTPDFTEEMAALLKARFGEARVVQMPPVMGGEDFGRYGREDKGIKSMIFWVGGVPPAEIEAAKRDGRALPSLHSPFWAPDASTVISTATEALGAMTLKLMSKQGD
- a CDS encoding crotonase/enoyl-CoA hydratase family protein, whose translation is MSLLVARDGPVTIVTIDRPEKRNAVDPATAAAMREAFAAFAADEDACVAILTGSAGHFCAGFDLQAVGATRYDPDGPGPMGPTRMLLDKPVIAAVEGHAVAGGLELALWCDLRVVAASAVFGVYCRRWGVPLIDGGTVRLPRLIGQGRALDMILTGRAVAAEEAQRIGLADRLVPDGEALPAAITLARQIAAFPQLCMRSDRMSVYRQWDVGLADALAHEAHAGLAPLGKGAAEGAARFTKGAGRGGSFEDFKGD